In Microbacterium galbinum, a single window of DNA contains:
- a CDS encoding L-lactate dehydrogenase — translation MEIIENSKLTVVGAGSVGSSVAYAALIRGSARHIALYDIATEKVEAEVLDLAHGTQFTGTSDIIGGSDVSVAAGSHVVVITAGAKQKPGQTRIELADVNAGIIRRMMPQLLEVAPNAVYVIVTNPCDVLTVIAQQETGLPPERIFASGTVLDTSRLRWKLAQRAGVSTASVHAHIVGEHGDTEFPLWSRATIGTVPILEWETPEHPRFTLAELDEIAVDVRDAAYKVIRGKGATNYAIGLSSARIVEAILHDEHAVMPVSTVLDDFHGIDGVALSVPSIVSASGAVPIRNTSFSDSELALLRGSADALRSAAATLRS, via the coding sequence ATGGAGATCATCGAGAACTCGAAGCTCACGGTCGTCGGCGCGGGCAGCGTCGGGTCGAGCGTGGCCTATGCAGCGCTGATCCGCGGGTCCGCGCGGCACATCGCCCTCTACGACATCGCGACCGAGAAGGTCGAGGCCGAGGTGCTCGACCTCGCGCACGGCACGCAGTTCACGGGAACGAGCGACATCATCGGCGGCAGCGACGTCTCCGTCGCCGCAGGCTCGCACGTGGTCGTGATCACCGCCGGGGCGAAGCAGAAGCCCGGTCAGACGCGGATCGAGCTCGCGGACGTGAACGCGGGGATCATCCGACGCATGATGCCGCAACTCCTCGAGGTGGCCCCGAACGCCGTGTACGTGATCGTCACCAATCCCTGTGACGTGCTCACCGTCATCGCCCAGCAGGAGACGGGTCTGCCGCCCGAGCGCATCTTCGCGTCCGGTACCGTGCTGGACACCTCGCGGCTGCGCTGGAAGCTGGCGCAGCGAGCGGGCGTCTCGACGGCGAGCGTGCATGCGCACATCGTGGGCGAGCACGGCGACACCGAGTTCCCCCTGTGGTCGCGGGCAACGATCGGAACAGTGCCGATCCTCGAATGGGAGACCCCCGAGCATCCCCGTTTCACGCTCGCCGAGCTCGACGAGATCGCCGTCGACGTCCGCGACGCGGCCTACAAGGTCATCCGCGGCAAAGGAGCGACGAACTACGCGATCGGTCTCTCGAGCGCACGCATCGTCGAGGCGATCCTGCACGACGAGCACGCGGTGATGCCGGTGAGCACGGTGCTCGACGACTTCCACGGGATCGACGGCGTCGCACTCTCGGTGCCGTCGATCGTCAGCGCCTCGGGTGCCGTGCCGATCCGGAACACGTCGTTCTCCGACTCGGAGCTGGCATTGCTGCGCGGATCCGCCGACGCGCTCCGCTCGGCCGCGGCGACCCTGCGCTCCTGA
- a CDS encoding SDR family oxidoreductase — translation MNISGNTIFIPGATSGIGLALALALRDRGNTVIVGGRRTDRLEAIAAERPDLGTVRIDTADAGSIENAARTVLAEHPSLNVLVTMAGIMRTEDWRTPDGFLATAEEIVTTNVLGPIRLIAAFVEHLRRMPDATIMTVSSGLAFAPLRVTPTYNASKAAIHMLSESLRLQFEGSSVSVIELEPPAVRTDLMPGHAENDAAMPLDEFIAEAMTLLESRPDASEVQVERVKFLRYGEARGDYAQVVAALNSTDPHGK, via the coding sequence ATGAACATCAGCGGAAACACCATCTTCATCCCCGGAGCGACGAGCGGCATCGGCCTCGCGCTCGCCCTCGCCCTGCGCGATCGCGGCAACACCGTGATCGTCGGCGGCCGGCGCACCGACCGTCTGGAGGCGATCGCCGCCGAGCGCCCGGATCTCGGCACCGTGCGGATCGACACCGCGGATGCCGGGAGCATCGAGAACGCCGCCCGCACGGTGCTCGCCGAGCATCCCTCCCTCAACGTGCTCGTGACGATGGCGGGCATCATGCGCACGGAGGACTGGCGCACGCCGGACGGTTTCCTCGCCACGGCCGAGGAGATCGTCACCACGAACGTCCTGGGGCCGATCCGCCTCATCGCGGCGTTCGTCGAGCACCTGCGCCGTATGCCCGACGCCACGATCATGACGGTGTCCTCCGGGCTCGCCTTCGCTCCGCTGCGGGTCACGCCGACGTACAACGCGAGCAAGGCGGCGATCCACATGCTCAGCGAATCGCTGCGTCTCCAGTTCGAGGGATCGAGCGTCTCGGTCATCGAGCTCGAGCCCCCGGCCGTGCGCACCGACCTCATGCCCGGACACGCCGAGAACGACGCGGCGATGCCGCTCGACGAGTTCATCGCGGAGGCCATGACACTGCTCGAATCCCGGCCCGACGCCTCGGAGGTGCAGGTCGAGCGAGTGAAGTTCCTCCGCTACGGCGAGGCACGCGGGGACTACGCGCAGGTGGTCGCCGCACTCAACAGCACCGACCCGCACGGGAAATGA
- a CDS encoding zinc ribbon domain-containing protein, whose translation MNASSEHQRILLDIADLDRRIAQADRARTHPSQAARINELVAIRQEQLRELTALTGTRDDARTELTRLESDVKLVEQRRARDAERLAVATDPKQAQALEHEIASLTRRQSDLEDAELDVMGRVEEAESAVAAQQALIDITTAEGSTLSAQGKADVAAAAELGVQLARDRAAVAESIPAPLLAEYTRRAANSAGAALLTRGTCEGCRMMLPSTDIAEIRRAAEDAVVYCPECGCILVRTEESGL comes from the coding sequence GTGAACGCCAGCTCCGAACATCAGCGCATCCTGCTCGACATCGCCGACCTCGACCGGCGCATCGCGCAGGCCGATCGTGCCCGCACCCATCCCTCGCAGGCCGCGCGCATCAACGAGCTGGTGGCGATCCGGCAGGAGCAGCTGCGCGAGCTCACCGCGCTCACCGGCACCCGCGACGACGCACGCACCGAACTGACCCGTCTCGAGTCCGACGTGAAGCTCGTCGAGCAGCGCCGGGCACGCGACGCCGAGCGTCTCGCGGTCGCGACCGACCCCAAGCAGGCGCAGGCCCTCGAGCACGAGATCGCGAGTCTCACCCGCCGCCAGAGCGACCTCGAAGACGCCGAGCTCGACGTCATGGGGCGGGTCGAAGAAGCCGAGTCCGCGGTCGCCGCTCAGCAGGCGCTCATCGACATCACGACCGCCGAGGGCTCGACGCTCAGCGCGCAGGGCAAGGCCGACGTCGCCGCCGCTGCCGAGCTCGGCGTTCAACTCGCCCGCGATCGTGCAGCCGTGGCCGAGAGCATCCCCGCGCCGCTGCTGGCCGAGTACACGCGTCGCGCCGCGAACAGTGCGGGTGCGGCCCTGCTGACCCGTGGCACGTGCGAGGGGTGCCGCATGATGCTCCCCAGCACCGACATCGCCGAGATCCGTCGCGCCGCCGAGGACGCGGTCGTGTACTGCCCCGAATGCGGCTGCATCCTGGTGCGCACGGAGGAATCGGGACTGTGA
- a CDS encoding SPOR domain-containing protein yields the protein MSDGEHKYWYNLETKQVEFGMISQSIDRVGPFDTEAEAANAPETLKARSRAWADEEAAESGWDEGKG from the coding sequence ATGTCGGACGGCGAACACAAGTACTGGTACAACCTCGAGACCAAGCAGGTCGAATTCGGGATGATCTCGCAGTCGATCGACCGCGTGGGCCCGTTCGACACCGAGGCCGAGGCCGCGAACGCACCCGAGACGCTGAAGGCGCGCTCCCGCGCCTGGGCCGATGAAGAAGCGGCCGAATCCGGCTGGGACGAAGGAAAGGGCTGA
- the ppgK gene encoding polyphosphate--glucose phosphotransferase encodes MAKAIGVDIGGTGIKAGIVDLEHGTMASDRVRVPTPEGAAPGDVLQAVQTVLKTLDVHESTLPLGVAFPAIVKRGKTLSAANVSKEWVDFDAERFFRDGLGRNIVFVNDADAAGVAEARHGAARDVRGFTLLTTLGTGIGSAFINDGVLLPNTELGHLNFREYESVEQWAATSAREREGLTWAEWAERLQAFYSHIEFLFSPDLFVVGGGVSKNAGDFLPLLDLKTPIVPAIHRNNSGIIGAASLAGD; translated from the coding sequence ATGGCAAAAGCGATCGGCGTCGACATCGGCGGTACCGGAATCAAGGCAGGAATCGTCGACCTCGAGCACGGCACGATGGCGTCCGATCGGGTACGGGTGCCCACGCCCGAGGGCGCGGCTCCCGGCGACGTGCTGCAGGCCGTGCAGACGGTGCTGAAGACCCTCGACGTGCACGAGTCGACCCTTCCCCTCGGCGTGGCCTTCCCGGCCATCGTAAAGCGCGGCAAGACGCTGTCGGCCGCCAACGTCTCGAAGGAGTGGGTCGACTTCGACGCGGAGCGCTTCTTCCGCGACGGCCTCGGCCGCAACATCGTGTTCGTGAACGATGCGGATGCCGCCGGCGTCGCCGAGGCGCGGCACGGTGCGGCCCGCGACGTGCGCGGATTCACCCTGCTCACGACCCTCGGCACCGGCATCGGCTCGGCCTTCATCAACGACGGCGTACTGCTGCCCAACACCGAGCTCGGGCACCTCAACTTCCGCGAGTACGAGTCCGTCGAGCAGTGGGCCGCGACCTCGGCGCGCGAGCGCGAGGGGCTCACCTGGGCCGAATGGGCCGAGCGCCTGCAGGCGTTCTACTCGCACATCGAGTTCCTCTTCAGCCCCGACCTGTTCGTGGTCGGCGGCGGGGTGTCGAAGAACGCGGGCGACTTCCTCCCGCTCCTCGACCTGAAGACCCCGATCGTCCCGGCGATCCACCGCAACAACTCCGGCATCATCGGTGCAGCCTCGCTCGCGGGCGACTGA
- a CDS encoding bifunctional 3'-5' exonuclease/DNA polymerase, producing the protein MSASPASSERRILLVADGGGAYVAVDLDAADVEISRERLSERDLPGWVAESEQRDAPRWVIRSARETYAPLLADGVRVGRTHDLVLCHAILRDTASVPHPLEPSEDWVRREAPDAAPGLFDLFDTDSTRADPVADALEQYRAQRRVIAAASDGRLALLCAAESAGGLVAEEMRAAGVPWNEGVHDEILTETLGARSLAGGLPAKMVALGEQVRAILGDATLHLDSQPKLLRALHRSGVPVESTSKWELAQYEHPVVEPLLAYKKMSRLLSANGWVWLADWVHRGRFRPVYIPGGVVTGRWASAGGGALQLPRSLRPAVRADPGWTLVVADVAQLEPRMLAAMASDAAMARAAQGTDLYAGVVDSGAVATREEAKYAVLGAMYGATTGDSGRLVPRLRKVYPRAMALVDAAARAGEDGGVVSTWLGRSSPKPSPEWAALQSAATGADVDAALVAQARRSARDWGRFTRNFVVQGTAAEWSLIWLAEIRHRLRGLPPAATPATASGPFAEAAHLAFFLHDEVILHVPVELADAAADAVREAAAVATARLFGSFPIDVPLDLRITESAEK; encoded by the coding sequence GTGAGTGCGTCGCCCGCATCGTCCGAGCGACGCATTCTGCTGGTCGCCGACGGAGGCGGCGCATACGTCGCCGTCGATCTCGATGCCGCAGACGTCGAGATCAGCCGAGAGAGACTGAGCGAGCGCGATCTGCCGGGCTGGGTGGCCGAGTCCGAGCAGCGCGACGCGCCGCGCTGGGTGATCCGCAGCGCGCGCGAGACCTATGCACCGCTGCTCGCCGACGGCGTGCGGGTCGGACGCACCCATGACCTGGTCCTGTGCCACGCGATCCTCCGCGACACGGCATCCGTCCCGCACCCTCTGGAGCCGTCGGAGGACTGGGTGCGCCGCGAGGCGCCCGATGCGGCACCCGGGCTGTTCGATCTCTTCGACACGGACTCGACGCGCGCGGATCCGGTCGCCGACGCCCTGGAGCAGTACCGCGCGCAGCGCCGGGTGATCGCCGCGGCATCCGATGGCCGGCTCGCCCTGCTCTGCGCCGCGGAATCCGCCGGCGGCCTGGTGGCCGAGGAGATGCGCGCGGCGGGGGTGCCCTGGAACGAGGGCGTGCACGACGAGATCCTCACCGAGACGCTCGGCGCTCGATCGCTCGCCGGCGGGCTCCCGGCGAAGATGGTCGCGCTCGGCGAACAGGTGCGCGCGATCCTCGGCGACGCCACCCTCCATCTCGACAGCCAGCCGAAGCTCCTGCGGGCGCTGCATCGTTCCGGGGTCCCCGTCGAGTCGACGAGCAAATGGGAGCTCGCGCAGTACGAGCACCCGGTCGTCGAACCGCTCCTGGCCTACAAGAAGATGTCGCGTCTGCTCAGCGCCAACGGGTGGGTCTGGCTCGCCGACTGGGTGCACCGCGGGCGGTTCCGCCCGGTTTACATCCCCGGTGGCGTCGTGACCGGGCGCTGGGCATCGGCCGGCGGGGGAGCGCTGCAACTGCCGCGCAGTCTGCGCCCCGCCGTACGGGCGGACCCCGGGTGGACCCTCGTGGTCGCCGATGTCGCCCAGCTCGAGCCGCGCATGCTCGCGGCGATGGCCTCGGATGCCGCGATGGCGCGTGCGGCGCAGGGCACCGATCTGTACGCCGGAGTCGTCGACTCGGGCGCGGTGGCGACACGCGAAGAGGCCAAGTACGCCGTGCTCGGTGCCATGTACGGTGCGACGACGGGCGACAGCGGCCGGCTCGTGCCGCGACTGCGCAAGGTCTACCCGCGAGCGATGGCGCTCGTCGATGCCGCCGCACGCGCGGGGGAGGACGGCGGGGTGGTCTCGACCTGGCTCGGACGCTCGTCGCCGAAGCCGTCTCCCGAGTGGGCGGCGCTCCAGTCCGCGGCCACCGGAGCGGACGTCGACGCGGCGCTGGTCGCGCAGGCGCGGCGCAGCGCTCGCGACTGGGGGCGTTTCACCCGCAACTTCGTGGTGCAGGGCACTGCGGCGGAGTGGTCGCTGATCTGGCTCGCCGAGATCCGTCATCGGTTGCGCGGCCTGCCGCCCGCTGCGACACCGGCCACGGCATCCGGCCCCTTCGCGGAGGCCGCGCACCTCGCGTTCTTCCTGCACGACGAGGTGATCCTGCACGTCCCCGTCGAGCTCGCGGATGCCGCCGCCGACGCCGTGCGCGAGGCGGCGGCCGTCGCGACCGCACGCCTGTTCGGTTCGTTCCCGATCGACGTGCCACTGGATCTGCGCATCACCGAGTCCGCCGAGAAATGA
- a CDS encoding methyltransferase family protein, whose amino-acid sequence MFAGIRIAPPAARAYFALQAVAGGCWWLGVLLIPVIRTATLDGLPVLPIAIADIPLFVGGSALAACGVRAAVWVVTAWTVLVAGGMVVHATVTGLAGWGALLMVTAAVGSLAAGIVIIVGRAPFEWIARGPFAFRTSRAQGRARVMARTGLQTLFFWGVFLGLLPLLIAMVEARWGLHLELPLALRLTGVALFLAATALGLWSAITMSLLGEGTPLPSEMARRLVIAGPYRFVRNPMAVAGIAQGVAVGLMLGSWLVVVYALCGSLVWNTAVRPIEEADLAERFGDDYADYRRRVTCWVPRFAG is encoded by the coding sequence GTGTTCGCCGGCATCCGCATCGCTCCCCCGGCGGCACGCGCGTACTTCGCACTGCAGGCCGTGGCCGGCGGATGCTGGTGGCTCGGAGTGCTCCTGATCCCCGTGATCCGCACGGCGACGCTCGACGGACTCCCCGTTCTCCCGATCGCGATCGCCGACATCCCTCTCTTCGTCGGAGGGTCGGCGCTCGCCGCGTGCGGCGTGCGGGCGGCGGTCTGGGTCGTCACCGCCTGGACCGTGCTCGTGGCGGGCGGGATGGTCGTGCACGCGACCGTCACCGGTCTGGCCGGGTGGGGTGCGCTGCTCATGGTGACCGCCGCGGTGGGGAGTCTCGCCGCCGGCATCGTGATCATCGTCGGCCGGGCGCCCTTCGAGTGGATCGCCCGTGGACCGTTCGCCTTCCGTACCTCCCGCGCCCAGGGGCGTGCCCGGGTGATGGCGCGCACGGGACTTCAGACCCTGTTCTTCTGGGGCGTGTTCCTCGGGCTCCTCCCTCTGCTCATCGCCATGGTCGAGGCTCGGTGGGGGCTTCATCTCGAGCTGCCTCTCGCGCTCCGTCTGACCGGTGTCGCGCTGTTCCTCGCCGCGACCGCTCTGGGCCTCTGGTCGGCGATCACGATGTCGCTCCTCGGCGAGGGCACGCCGCTCCCCTCCGAGATGGCGCGCCGTCTCGTCATCGCCGGTCCGTACCGCTTCGTGCGCAACCCGATGGCCGTCGCCGGCATCGCACAGGGCGTCGCGGTCGGGTTGATGCTCGGCTCCTGGCTGGTCGTCGTCTATGCGCTGTGCGGCTCGCTGGTGTGGAACACCGCCGTGCGTCCGATCGAGGAAGCCGATCTCGCGGAGCGGTTCGGCGACGACTACGCCGACTACCGCCGCCGAGTCACCTGCTGGGTGCCGCGATTCGCCGGCTGA
- a CDS encoding AAA family ATPase, producing the protein MASTYIETGGHVRVYDDAVRTHQAFPLGTYRVSFTSKEGFSLVRIDDLTVGAERVYGGRDRKVAKIFRSYALSDRSLGVMLSGDKGIGKSLFLRMVAEAAREQGLPVVVVSEDHDGIVEFLDSLDECLIVFDEFEKIFPAGRRGITDGLNRQNQFLSLFDGLSSVKRVYCLSVNAIADVSTYLVNRPGRFHYHLRFDYPGPDEVRQYLLDQAPNAHPDEIENVALFSRRARLNYDHLRAIAFELQQPDTLFAEIVDDLNIKSVEPGTYRIEARFPDGKVWFDEVEMNLFERGDVGRTFELRNGTRSLFASFVPRDLIFEPDGSIFVPIDRLDLLGDDDEEPEVYPTTVSLALVAPATYGFGL; encoded by the coding sequence GTGGCCAGCACTTACATCGAGACCGGCGGTCACGTGCGGGTCTACGACGACGCCGTGCGCACCCACCAGGCGTTCCCCCTGGGGACCTATCGGGTCAGCTTCACCTCGAAAGAGGGCTTCAGCCTCGTGCGCATCGATGATCTGACCGTCGGAGCGGAGCGCGTCTACGGCGGCCGCGATCGCAAAGTCGCCAAGATCTTCCGCTCCTACGCTCTCTCCGACCGCAGCCTCGGGGTCATGCTCTCCGGCGACAAGGGCATCGGCAAGTCGCTGTTCCTGCGCATGGTAGCCGAGGCCGCGCGCGAGCAGGGCCTTCCCGTGGTGGTCGTCTCCGAGGACCACGACGGCATCGTGGAATTCCTCGACAGCCTCGACGAGTGCCTCATCGTCTTCGACGAGTTCGAGAAGATCTTCCCGGCGGGCCGCCGAGGAATCACCGACGGGTTGAATCGGCAGAACCAGTTCCTGTCGCTGTTCGACGGACTCTCCTCGGTGAAGCGCGTCTACTGCCTCTCGGTGAACGCGATCGCCGACGTGAGCACCTATCTGGTCAACCGCCCCGGCCGGTTCCACTACCACCTGCGCTTCGACTATCCGGGTCCCGACGAGGTGCGGCAGTACCTTCTCGATCAGGCACCGAACGCGCACCCCGACGAAATCGAGAACGTGGCGTTGTTCTCGCGGCGGGCGCGGCTGAACTACGACCATCTGCGGGCGATCGCCTTCGAGCTGCAGCAGCCCGACACGCTGTTCGCCGAGATCGTCGACGATCTCAACATCAAATCGGTCGAGCCCGGCACGTATCGCATCGAGGCGCGCTTCCCCGACGGCAAGGTCTGGTTCGACGAGGTCGAGATGAACCTGTTCGAACGCGGAGACGTCGGGCGCACGTTCGAGCTGCGCAACGGCACCCGTTCGCTCTTCGCGTCGTTCGTGCCGCGCGACCTGATCTTCGAACCCGACGGCAGCATCTTCGTGCCGATCGATCGACTCGATCTGCTCGGTGACGACGACGAGGAACCGGAGGTCTATCCGACGACCGTCAGCCTCGCGCTCGTCGCCCCGGCGACCTACGGATTCGGACTCTGA
- a CDS encoding helix-turn-helix transcriptional regulator yields the protein MDRDALADFLLRRREALTPDDVGLSPGPRRRTAGLRREEVAQLATMSTDYYTRLEQRRGPQPSAQILSSLARALRLSEDERDYLYRLCGYSAPDRAHVTEYVRPGILRVLDRLHDTPAFVVSVLDEVLVQNDAARALLGDASALTGLERSGIYRWFAMPETERRRYPEADHARQSRAMVASLRAAHGVMGARSRAGEIAGELSARSDEFIGLWENHEVSRRFEQHKTMIHPELGEIEVDCQALFTEDESQALIVLTAAPGSEAASKLEFLRVLGTQKV from the coding sequence GTGGATCGTGATGCGCTGGCCGACTTCCTCCTCCGTCGCCGGGAGGCGTTGACCCCCGACGACGTGGGGTTGTCGCCGGGGCCGCGTCGGCGTACGGCCGGGCTGCGCCGCGAGGAGGTCGCTCAGCTCGCGACGATGTCAACGGACTACTACACGCGCCTCGAGCAGCGCCGTGGACCGCAGCCCAGCGCGCAGATCCTCTCATCGCTCGCTCGTGCGCTCCGGCTCAGCGAAGACGAGCGCGACTACCTCTATCGCTTGTGCGGCTACAGCGCCCCCGATCGCGCGCACGTCACGGAGTACGTGCGCCCCGGCATCCTGCGCGTACTCGACCGCCTCCACGACACCCCGGCGTTCGTGGTCTCGGTCCTCGACGAGGTGCTCGTGCAGAACGACGCCGCTCGGGCCCTCCTCGGCGACGCCAGCGCGCTGACGGGACTCGAACGCAGCGGCATCTACCGGTGGTTCGCGATGCCCGAGACCGAGCGGCGGCGCTATCCCGAGGCCGACCACGCCCGCCAGAGCCGCGCCATGGTGGCCTCGTTGCGCGCCGCGCACGGCGTGATGGGGGCGCGATCGCGGGCCGGCGAGATCGCCGGAGAACTCTCGGCGCGCAGCGACGAGTTCATCGGGCTCTGGGAGAACCACGAGGTGAGCAGGCGCTTCGAGCAGCACAAGACGATGATCCATCCCGAGCTCGGGGAGATCGAGGTCGACTGTCAGGCGCTGTTCACCGAGGACGAGTCCCAGGCGCTCATCGTGCTCACCGCGGCGCCGGGCAGCGAGGCGGCGAGCAAGCTCGAGTTCCTGCGCGTGCTGGGGACGCAGAAGGTCTGA
- a CDS encoding aldo/keto reductase yields the protein MSTQPAIPTFTAHNGFALPAIGLGTYALNGDAGADAVTGAIGAGYRLIDSAFNYENEGSVGRGVAASDVDRDEIIVTTKLPGRHHPAEKARASIEESRSRLGLDITDLHLIHWPNPSQDEYVQAWAALVDAQQRGVVRQIGVSNFLPEHLERIERETGVRPVVNQIEVHPYFPQSEQLAYHREHGILTEAWSPLGRAKELLDEDVIREVAASHGITPAQTVLAWHVARGTVSIPKASSLEHQVANLAAAEVALDEAEVLAITGLGRADGRLFDADPAHHEES from the coding sequence GTGAGCACTCAGCCCGCCATCCCCACGTTCACCGCCCACAACGGATTCGCCCTGCCGGCGATCGGCCTGGGGACGTACGCGCTCAACGGCGATGCCGGGGCGGATGCCGTGACCGGCGCCATCGGTGCCGGGTACCGCCTCATCGACTCCGCCTTCAACTACGAGAACGAGGGTTCCGTCGGACGCGGGGTCGCGGCATCCGACGTCGATCGCGACGAGATCATCGTCACCACGAAACTTCCCGGTCGCCATCACCCCGCCGAGAAGGCCCGGGCGAGCATCGAGGAGAGCCGGTCGCGTCTCGGCCTCGACATCACCGACCTGCACCTCATCCACTGGCCCAACCCGAGCCAGGACGAGTACGTGCAGGCGTGGGCGGCGCTCGTCGACGCCCAGCAGCGCGGGGTCGTGCGCCAGATCGGCGTCTCGAACTTCCTGCCCGAGCACCTCGAGCGCATCGAGCGCGAGACCGGGGTGCGTCCCGTCGTGAACCAGATCGAGGTGCACCCCTACTTCCCGCAGAGCGAGCAGCTCGCGTACCACCGGGAGCACGGCATCCTCACCGAGGCGTGGAGCCCGCTCGGCCGCGCGAAGGAACTGCTCGACGAAGACGTGATCCGCGAGGTCGCCGCCTCGCACGGCATCACCCCGGCACAGACGGTGCTCGCCTGGCACGTCGCCCGCGGCACGGTCTCGATCCCGAAGGCCTCGTCGCTCGAGCACCAGGTCGCGAACCTCGCCGCCGCCGAGGTCGCGCTCGACGAGGCGGAGGTGCTGGCGATCACGGGCCTCGGGCGTGCGGACGGGCGACTCTTCGACGCCGATCCCGCGCACCACGAGGAGTCCTGA
- the glnA gene encoding type I glutamate--ammonia ligase, with the protein MDKQRDFVLRTIEERGVKFVRLWFTDVIGTLKSVAIAPAEVEGAFAEGIGFDGSAIEGLTRSHESDLLAQPDPTTFQTLPWRGEIDPTARMFCDLTTPDGQPAVADPRHVLKRTLAKAADAGFTFYTHPEIEFYLLKSSQYGPEGPVPVDSAGYFDNVPGGTAHDFRRRSVRMLEDLGISVEFSHHEGGPGQNEIDLRYADALTTADNVMTFRTVIKEVAIEQGVYATFMPKPLSGHPGSGMHTHMSLFEGDQNAFYEEGAKYQLSKTGRHFIAGLLRHANEISAVTNQFVNSYKRLWGGDEAPSFVTWGHANRSALVRVPMYKPNKGQSSRVEYRALDSAANPYLAYALMLAAGLKGIEDEYELPPEAEDNVWSLSDAERRALGYSSLPASLDHALEYMEDSELVAETLGEQVFNYVLLNKRKEWEAYRGQVTPLELKNNLELL; encoded by the coding sequence ATGGACAAGCAGAGAGACTTCGTCCTCCGGACGATCGAGGAGCGCGGCGTCAAGTTCGTCCGCCTGTGGTTCACCGACGTCATCGGCACGCTCAAATCGGTCGCCATCGCGCCGGCCGAGGTCGAGGGCGCGTTCGCCGAGGGCATCGGCTTCGACGGCTCGGCCATCGAGGGGCTCACGCGCAGCCATGAGTCCGATCTGCTCGCGCAGCCCGATCCGACGACGTTCCAGACTCTGCCGTGGCGGGGCGAGATCGACCCGACCGCCCGCATGTTCTGCGACCTGACGACGCCCGACGGCCAGCCCGCGGTCGCCGACCCGCGCCACGTGCTCAAGCGCACGCTCGCGAAGGCGGCGGATGCCGGGTTCACGTTCTACACGCACCCCGAGATCGAGTTCTACCTGCTCAAGTCGTCGCAGTACGGTCCGGAGGGACCGGTTCCGGTCGACTCCGCAGGGTACTTCGACAACGTGCCCGGTGGCACGGCGCACGACTTCCGTCGTCGTTCGGTGCGGATGCTCGAAGACCTCGGCATCTCGGTCGAGTTCAGCCACCACGAGGGCGGACCCGGTCAGAACGAGATCGACCTGCGCTACGCGGACGCCCTCACCACCGCCGACAACGTGATGACGTTCCGCACGGTGATCAAGGAGGTGGCGATCGAGCAGGGCGTGTACGCGACCTTCATGCCGAAGCCCCTCAGCGGCCACCCGGGCAGTGGCATGCACACGCACATGTCGCTGTTCGAGGGCGACCAGAACGCGTTCTACGAAGAGGGCGCGAAGTACCAGCTCTCGAAGACCGGGCGTCACTTCATCGCCGGCCTCCTGCGCCACGCGAACGAGATCTCGGCCGTCACGAACCAGTTCGTCAACTCGTACAAGCGCCTGTGGGGCGGCGACGAGGCCCCGAGCTTCGTCACGTGGGGGCACGCCAACCGCTCCGCGCTCGTGCGCGTGCCGATGTACAAGCCCAACAAGGGGCAGTCGTCGCGCGTCGAGTACCGCGCGCTGGACTCCGCCGCGAACCCGTACCTGGCGTACGCGCTCATGCTGGCCGCCGGCCTCAAGGGCATCGAGGACGAGTACGAGCTCCCGCCCGAGGCCGAGGACAACGTGTGGTCGCTCAGCGACGCCGAGCGCCGCGCGCTGGGCTACTCGTCGCTGCCCGCGAGCCTCGACCACGCCCTCGAGTACATGGAGGACTCCGAGCTCGTCGCCGAGACGCTGGGCGAGCAGGTGTTCAACTACGTGCTGCTCAACAAGCGCAAGGAGTGGGAGGCGTACCGCGGCCAGGTCACGCCGCTCGAGCTGAAGAACAACCTCGAGCTGCTCTGA
- a CDS encoding YchJ family protein, whose amino-acid sequence MTPEAEMAPHDAAITDSARCPCGSGDLFGGCCGPILRAETTAPTAERLMRSRYTAFVIGNVAHLRATWHASTRPASIEIEPDLRWRRLVVLDREAGGPFDRDGVVEFAAHWLQNGARGVLHERSRFVREERRWLYVDGDLL is encoded by the coding sequence ATGACACCCGAGGCGGAGATGGCGCCGCATGACGCCGCGATCACGGATTCCGCCCGGTGCCCCTGCGGATCGGGTGACCTCTTCGGCGGATGCTGCGGTCCGATCCTTCGGGCCGAGACCACCGCCCCGACGGCCGAGCGGCTGATGCGGTCGCGCTACACGGCGTTCGTGATCGGCAACGTCGCCCACCTGCGCGCGACCTGGCACGCCTCCACGCGACCGGCATCGATCGAGATCGAACCGGACCTGCGCTGGCGGCGACTCGTGGTGCTCGACCGGGAGGCGGGCGGCCCCTTCGATCGCGACGGGGTCGTGGAGTTCGCGGCGCACTGGCTCCAGAACGGAGCCCGTGGCGTGCTGCACGAACGCAGCAGGTTCGTGCGCGAGGAGCGCCGGTGGCTGTACGTCGACGGCGACCTGCTGTGA